One region of Carbonactinospora thermoautotrophica genomic DNA includes:
- a CDS encoding Leu/Phe/Val dehydrogenase, translating to MTETSVDGAVFSRHSGHEQVVFCQDEQSGLKAIIGIYSTALGPALGGTRFYPYASEADAIADVLALSKGMAYKNALAGLDHGGGKAVIIGDPDRDKTEALLRAYGRFVESLNGRYITACDVGTYVQDMDVVARECRFVTGRSPEHGGAGDSSILTAFGVFQGMRAAAEWLWGSPTLRGRRVGIAGVGKVGHHLVEHLLEDGAEVVITDINEQAIDRVRTRHPQVDVVTDTDALVRADIDVYAPCALGGALDDDTVPALTAKIVCGAANNQLAHAGIEKMLEDRGILYAPDYVVNSGGVIQVADEIHGFDFERAKKKVAGIYDTTLRIFRLAADEGVPPAVAADRLAERRMAEVGRLRGIYLPGQA from the coding sequence GTGACCGAGACATCAGTGGATGGGGCCGTCTTCAGCCGTCACAGCGGCCATGAGCAGGTGGTTTTCTGCCAGGACGAGCAGTCGGGGTTGAAAGCCATCATCGGCATCTACTCCACCGCCCTGGGTCCCGCCCTCGGCGGCACCCGTTTCTACCCGTACGCCTCGGAAGCCGACGCCATCGCCGACGTGCTCGCCCTGTCCAAGGGGATGGCGTACAAGAACGCCCTCGCCGGCCTGGACCACGGCGGCGGCAAGGCCGTCATCATCGGCGACCCCGACCGGGACAAGACCGAGGCGCTGCTGCGCGCGTACGGCCGCTTCGTCGAATCGCTCAACGGGCGGTACATCACCGCGTGCGACGTCGGCACATATGTGCAGGACATGGACGTGGTGGCCCGCGAGTGCCGGTTCGTGACCGGCCGGTCGCCGGAGCACGGCGGCGCGGGCGACTCGTCGATCCTCACCGCGTTCGGCGTGTTCCAGGGCATGCGCGCGGCTGCGGAGTGGCTGTGGGGCTCGCCGACGCTGCGCGGCCGGCGGGTCGGGATCGCCGGTGTCGGCAAGGTCGGCCACCACCTGGTCGAGCACCTGCTCGAGGACGGCGCCGAGGTCGTGATCACCGACATCAACGAGCAGGCGATCGACCGGGTCCGGACCAGGCACCCGCAGGTGGATGTGGTCACGGACACCGACGCGCTGGTCCGCGCCGACATCGACGTGTACGCGCCCTGTGCGCTGGGTGGCGCGCTCGACGACGACACCGTGCCGGCGCTCACCGCCAAGATCGTCTGCGGCGCGGCGAACAACCAGCTCGCCCACGCCGGCATCGAGAAGATGCTGGAGGACCGCGGCATCCTGTACGCGCCGGACTACGTGGTCAACTCCGGCGGCGTGATCCAGGTGGCCGACGAGATCCACGGCTTCGACTTCGAGCGGGCCAAGAAGAAGGTGGCCGGCATCTACGACACCACGCTGCGGATCTTCCGGCTGGCCGCGGACGAGGGGGTGCCCCCGGCGGTCGCCGCCGATCGGCTGGCCGAGCGGCGCATGGCCGAGGTGGGCCGGCTGCGCGGCATCTACCTGCCTGGGCAGGCTTGA